The Candidatus Acidiferrales bacterium genomic interval ATCTTTTTGGGGTACCGGCCTTCGAGCATTTCTCGAAACATAAGCCTCCTCAGACGATCTGGCTCCACCCTTTTTGGCGGCTCGCCAAGCGCAAATTCCTGCGCCGGGCGGCTTCCCGGTAGCGCCGTTTTTCCTCCGGACTCTGCGGGATCACCGGGGCGACTCTTTTTGGCCTGCCTTCTTCGTCTATAGCCACAAAGGTGACGTAGGCTGAACTGGTGTGTTGTCGCTCGCCCGTCATAATATTTTCGGCAAAAACCTTCACCCCGACTTCGATGGAAGTATGGAAAACGCGGTTGACGGACGATTTCAGAACAATCAATCCTCCCACCTTTATGGGGTGGCGAAAGTCGAGATGATCGACCGAGACGGTGACAACATAGCCGTTCGAGTGGCGATGGGCCGCGATGGCCGCTGCGATGTCGATCAAATGCATCACCGTTCCGCCAAGGATATTCCCGAGGGGGTTGGCGTCATTCGGCAAGACCACTTCCACCATCTCCGACTGCGAAGCGGTGACCGGCTTGCCCGCCAAAATCTCTTTTCCCAGCAGTTCAGCTTTGTCCCGGGCGGGCTTGCCCGGTTGTTCGCCGGTTTGGGAAGCGGTCTTTGTCCCGGCGACCCTTTTTTTAGCCATGGCACCTCGGGGAAAACGGCGCAAGAGATCGCCGACGGGTCTTGTTATCGCCGTGTCCTTTTGACTTGTTCTCGCCGATGCCGTCGCCGTCCCGACGCTCCCGACAAGTGCGGGCCGGTGAGGAGTCCGGCCACCGGCGATTTCAGGCCCGGGCATCACCCGGCGAGTGGTGCGCCGGCCGGGCCGGTCCGCCTTTGCGGCGGAAGTACGACTCGACGTAAACCTCTGCCTGCCGCTCGACGATTGGGTCACGGTGCCGAGAAAGAAATTGGCGCTCGGCGGCCGAGTATTCCAACTTGCCATGTTCGGCCGGGCGATGGTCCTTTTCCAGAACGCAGTAAATGGTCACCAGGCTGTTCGTGTCGCCTACCACGGCCAAGCGCACGGCATCGGTCGAGTAGGTCCTGGGAAAGCGCGGGCAGTCGAAGGCGTAGCCGAGATTGCAGCAGGCTTGCAAGGCACGGGCGTCCGGAATGAACTCCTGCTTCGAATCTCGCCGACAAATCCCAAGGAACCCATCCCCAAGGGGCAATTGCGGCCGATGACGCCAGGCCTTATCGTCAAACTTTTCAGTTGGGAAAAAGAACGGACACGCCATCAATCTTCCACCAGCCCTTTTGAGCACGCGGTTGCTCGCGAACTGAGTTTATACTATAAGGGCGGGGCGGCTGGATAGCAATCTTCGCTGCCGCCCGGAGAATGCTTGCGAGGAGCAGCCCGCCATTGAAAAACCGGCTTGAAGTCCTCCAGCAGTTTGTCGAGAAAAATCCCGCCGATGCCTTTTCGCGGTACGGACTGGCGATGGAGTACGCAAGCCTGGGCCGAAGCGAGGAGGCACTGACCCAATTCCGCCAATTGATGGAGAGCCACCCGCGTTACTCAGCGGGCTACTACCAATGGGCCAATCTCCTGATCCGCCTGGGG includes:
- a CDS encoding acyl-CoA thioesterase gives rise to the protein MAKKRVAGTKTASQTGEQPGKPARDKAELLGKEILAGKPVTASQSEMVEVVLPNDANPLGNILGGTVMHLIDIAAAIAAHRHSNGYVVTVSVDHLDFRHPIKVGGLIVLKSSVNRVFHTSIEVGVKVFAENIMTGERQHTSSAYVTFVAIDEEGRPKRVAPVIPQSPEEKRRYREAARRRNLRLASRQKGWSQIV
- a CDS encoding tetratricopeptide repeat protein, coding for MKNRLEVLQQFVEKNPADAFSRYGLAMEYASLGRSEEALTQFRQLMESHPRYSAGYYQWANLLIRLGRREEARQIIEAALDVTRRSGDSHTLSELEALLAEAG